The proteins below are encoded in one region of Paenibacillus sp. YYML68:
- a CDS encoding flagellar brake protein, with protein MLVPEKRSNKSYDFSKEKYQSPSGIMLHSRTVVEKDNYVATGVLTYAEGDVLEVELNEYKAFQLSENVKLTVYSPGGVYTFQSTVIAKDQGSLMFINPPQNKNRFVEKREHPRVDVSHRGHMLSYGKVYDNEQVLEQAVEIDIHNISVSGIGFSLASDIELNEQMKVQVNIDLGFEIPCLVEIIRKQKRDDSHYYGAQYVELPSEKTNSLRAFVLKKQVEQHFGKKNEEKRKRVFK; from the coding sequence ATGCTTGTACCTGAGAAGCGGTCTAACAAGTCCTACGATTTCTCCAAGGAGAAATATCAAAGTCCAAGCGGCATTATGCTGCATAGCCGGACGGTTGTCGAGAAGGACAATTATGTGGCCACAGGCGTGCTTACTTATGCGGAAGGGGACGTCCTCGAGGTGGAGCTGAACGAATACAAGGCGTTCCAATTGAGCGAGAACGTCAAGCTGACCGTCTATTCACCAGGAGGCGTCTACACGTTCCAATCGACGGTCATTGCGAAGGACCAAGGGTCCTTAATGTTCATTAACCCACCGCAGAACAAAAACCGGTTCGTAGAGAAGCGGGAGCATCCGCGTGTGGACGTCTCGCATCGCGGACATATGCTTTCGTATGGTAAAGTGTATGATAATGAGCAGGTACTGGAGCAGGCGGTAGAGATCGATATTCATAATATCAGCGTCAGCGGAATTGGCTTCTCGCTAGCCAGCGATATCGAGCTTAACGAGCAGATGAAGGTGCAGGTGAACATCGATCTCGGCTTCGAAATTCCGTGCCTGGTCGAGATTATACGCAAGCAGAAGCGGGATGACAGTCACTACTATGGAGCCCAATACGTTGAGCTTCCGTCTGAGAAAACGAATTCGCTGCGAGCCTTCGTGCTGAAGAAGCAGGTGGAGCAGCATTTTGGCAAAAAAAACGAAGAAAAACGAAAGCGTGTGTTTAAATAA
- the tadA gene encoding tRNA adenosine(34) deaminase TadA → MTTYEAHEAYMRAAVEEARKAEAIREVPIGAVVVLGDTIIGRGHNVRETTKDPLAHAELIAIKQASEYLDAWRLLDCRLYVTLEPCPMCAGAIVQARVPQVIYATRDPKAGCAGTLMNLLQEERFNHRVDVMEGVLREECSSMLTQFFRKLRGKV, encoded by the coding sequence TTGACTACCTACGAAGCTCATGAAGCTTACATGCGCGCAGCCGTCGAGGAGGCACGCAAGGCCGAGGCCATCCGCGAGGTTCCAATCGGAGCTGTCGTCGTGCTCGGTGATACGATTATCGGGCGCGGCCATAACGTACGCGAGACGACGAAGGACCCGCTCGCACACGCAGAGCTCATCGCCATCAAGCAGGCGAGCGAATATCTTGACGCATGGCGGCTTCTCGATTGCCGACTGTATGTCACGCTCGAGCCTTGCCCGATGTGTGCAGGGGCGATCGTGCAGGCACGCGTTCCACAGGTCATCTACGCCACACGGGACCCGAAGGCCGGCTGCGCTGGCACGCTGATGAACCTGCTGCAGGAGGAACGGTTCAATCACCGCGTCGACGTCATGGAGGGCGTGCTGCGCGAGGAGTGCAGCTCGATGCTGACTCAGTTTTTCCGCAAGCTTCGCGGCAAGGTGTAA
- a CDS encoding zf-HC2 domain-containing protein, translating to MSHGSEALWMRYVKGTLPERERALWEEHLAVCDSCLELYMRSVEIEAAYWPAPDMNALRRAAMTAHEEYRSSLIIDKEEASLQEAEALRPRNRFRDWWQHPFFQYTAACVLTIVLMSSGVFEAFVQTADALEQRVQQQGDARQRDVSVSEQLVNRTRGLIEQILYIDKGERELR from the coding sequence ATGAGTCATGGATCAGAGGCGCTATGGATGCGGTATGTAAAGGGGACGCTGCCGGAGCGGGAGCGAGCCTTATGGGAGGAGCATCTGGCCGTTTGCGATAGCTGTTTGGAGCTGTACATGCGTTCGGTGGAGATAGAGGCTGCCTATTGGCCAGCACCGGATATGAATGCTCTACGTCGGGCCGCGATGACCGCTCATGAGGAGTACCGGTCCAGCCTGATTATCGATAAGGAAGAAGCTTCGCTGCAGGAGGCAGAGGCGCTTAGGCCAAGGAATCGCTTCCGGGATTGGTGGCAGCATCCGTTCTTTCAATATACGGCGGCTTGTGTGCTCACGATCGTTCTGATGAGCTCGGGTGTGTTCGAAGCATTCGTACAGACCGCAGATGCGCTGGAGCAGCGGGTGCAGCAGCAGGGGGATGCAAGGCAGCGCGATGTATCCGTCTCCGAGCAGCTGGTGAACCGCACCAGAGGGCTGATCGAGCAAATACTGTACATCGATAAGGGAGAGAGGGAATTGAGATGA
- a CDS encoding RNA polymerase sigma factor, which yields MQGGDRQAFQELVDGYGAYLYQAVYGVLRSSKDAEDVTQEVLMTIISSLPQYRYQGFKAWITRIAVNRAIDYKRAMERKREQLTAEWEPLEGRIEATSGSVYNDVETSILSKEKHEHVHRCVDKLPQHYRDVVYAYYMEEKSQKEIAEEQQMPLRTVESKLYRAKQLLRKAWRRDRE from the coding sequence ATGCAGGGCGGAGATCGGCAGGCGTTCCAGGAGCTGGTGGACGGCTATGGGGCATATCTCTATCAAGCGGTCTATGGCGTGCTGCGTTCAAGCAAGGATGCGGAGGACGTGACGCAGGAAGTGCTGATGACAATCATCTCGTCCCTCCCCCAATACCGGTATCAAGGCTTCAAGGCCTGGATTACCCGCATCGCTGTGAATCGAGCTATTGATTATAAGCGAGCGATGGAGCGGAAGAGGGAGCAGCTGACCGCTGAATGGGAGCCGCTTGAAGGTAGAATAGAAGCAACCAGCGGGTCGGTCTACAATGACGTAGAGACGTCGATTCTGAGCAAGGAGAAGCATGAGCACGTACATCGCTGCGTCGATAAGTTGCCGCAGCACTATAGGGATGTCGTCTACGCGTACTATATGGAGGAGAAGTCGCAGAAGGAGATTGCCGAGGAGCAGCAGATGCCGCTGCGTACGGTGGAATCGAAGCTGTATCGCGCAAAGCAGCTGCTGAGGAAAGCATGGAGGAGGGACCGGGAATGA
- a CDS encoding cation:proton antiporter family protein — protein MEHAESGSITSLILVVLVSFLVPMVLYHLKLRLLPVVVVEIAVGLLIGKSGLNLVGDDPWLHLLSLLGFIYLMFLSGLEIDFSAFKGKTDSSSAGGMKPFSTAVIIFIGIFVVSGLLSLVLSMMGLVDRVFLMTLIIGTISLGVVVPVLKEKGLLNQPLGQTLLLITVLADFVTMIFLAFYVSWLSRNLTKMGLLLLFFVLIYIIYLLIRRFTSKKWFDALSQGTIQFGTRAIFTLILVFVFLSESLGAENILGAFMAGVVVSLLMPKKEFVHQLESFGYGFLIPIFFVMVGVNLELGHVFSDSKVLLLIPLLLFFIFLSKMVPMLVLKRWYPWKQVIGSGVLLSSTLSLVIAASTLALELGIIDEAIHGSLIVVAVLSCLVFPVIFNKLIPQEEPKRPAVSIIGANHISITVAQELSRESDFEVRLFTTSGLESQMDGESGLRKESLRLLSNLSEQELTQEGAFQADIIVLATMDDSINIRIARSLKDETGKRLIVRVEDPQLQRTIQEEGFTVFSTLYAASTVLRAFIEHPSALKLISEHADSMREIVVDNPAYDEVLLRKLPLLADLLILRVYRGESFLIPHGNTLIRRGDRLLVSGQAEQIQAFKKKLK, from the coding sequence ATGGAGCATGCAGAATCTGGTTCAATTACAAGCTTAATTCTCGTCGTATTGGTGTCCTTCTTAGTCCCGATGGTGCTGTACCATCTCAAGCTGCGCTTGCTTCCCGTTGTCGTCGTTGAGATTGCGGTCGGCTTGCTCATTGGTAAAAGCGGGTTAAACCTCGTCGGTGACGATCCATGGCTTCATCTGCTGTCTTTGCTTGGATTTATTTATCTGATGTTCTTGAGCGGTCTTGAGATCGACTTCTCCGCATTCAAGGGTAAGACCGATTCGTCGTCAGCCGGAGGAATGAAGCCATTCAGCACAGCGGTCATTATATTCATCGGAATATTCGTCGTCTCCGGGCTGCTGTCGCTCGTATTGAGCATGATGGGGCTTGTAGACCGCGTATTTTTGATGACGCTCATTATCGGTACGATTTCACTCGGCGTCGTCGTCCCGGTTCTGAAGGAGAAGGGGCTGCTGAACCAGCCTTTAGGACAGACGCTGCTGCTCATTACAGTGCTGGCGGACTTCGTGACGATGATCTTCCTCGCGTTCTACGTCAGCTGGTTGTCGCGAAATTTGACGAAGATGGGGCTCTTGTTACTGTTCTTCGTATTAATTTACATTATCTACCTATTGATTCGCCGATTTACATCGAAAAAGTGGTTCGACGCCCTCAGCCAAGGCACGATTCAATTTGGTACAAGAGCAATCTTCACGCTCATTCTCGTGTTCGTCTTCCTGTCAGAGTCGCTGGGTGCGGAGAACATACTGGGCGCCTTCATGGCTGGCGTCGTCGTCTCGCTCTTAATGCCGAAGAAGGAATTCGTTCATCAGCTCGAATCGTTCGGCTACGGCTTCCTGATTCCAATCTTCTTCGTCATGGTTGGGGTCAATCTGGAGCTCGGCCACGTCTTCAGCGATTCGAAGGTACTGCTCTTAATACCGCTGCTGCTCTTCTTCATCTTCTTGTCCAAAATGGTGCCGATGCTCGTCCTCAAGCGCTGGTATCCTTGGAAGCAGGTCATCGGCTCCGGGGTGCTGCTGTCCTCTACGCTGAGCTTGGTCATTGCGGCGTCTACGCTCGCGCTGGAGCTTGGCATCATCGACGAGGCGATTCACGGCTCGTTGATCGTCGTGGCAGTGCTCAGCTGCCTCGTGTTCCCGGTTATCTTCAATAAGCTGATTCCGCAGGAGGAGCCGAAGCGGCCAGCGGTGTCGATTATCGGGGCTAACCATATCTCGATCACGGTAGCTCAGGAGCTGAGCCGGGAGTCGGACTTCGAGGTGAGACTGTTCACGACGAGTGGACTCGAATCGCAGATGGATGGGGAGTCTGGGCTTCGCAAGGAAAGCTTAAGGCTGTTGTCTAACCTGTCCGAGCAGGAGCTGACCCAGGAGGGGGCGTTCCAGGCTGACATTATTGTGCTGGCGACGATGGATGATTCGATTAATATTCGGATCGCCCGCAGCTTGAAGGACGAGACGGGCAAGCGTCTCATCGTGCGCGTCGAGGACCCGCAGCTGCAGCGTACGATTCAGGAGGAAGGGTTTACCGTATTCTCCACGCTGTACGCGGCCAGCACCGTACTGCGAGCCTTCATCGAGCATCCGAGCGCGCTTAAGCTCATCTCCGAGCATGCGGATTCGATGCGTGAGATCGTTGTCGACAATCCGGCTTACGATGAGGTGCTTCTGAGGAAGCTGCCGCTCCTTGCGGACCTGCTTATACTTCGCGTCTATCGCGGAGAGTCGTTCCTCATTCCGCATGGTAATACGCTCATTCGCCGCGGAGACCGTCTGCTCGTCAGCGGACAGGCGGAGCAGATTCAGGCGTTCAAGAAGAAGCTGAAGTAA
- the map gene encoding type I methionyl aminopeptidase codes for MVILKSKEDMMAMRKAGIILANCHKEIAKMIRPGITTMEINDFAEAYITKHGAEQVTKGFKGFPAATCASVNDVIAHGFPNREPLQEGDIVKIDIVCRYNGWCADTCETYAVGRISPLAERLVKVTRECLELAIKQAVVGNRIGDVVHAIQKHAEDAGFSVVRDLVAHGIGRSMHEEPNYPHAGKPGRGFRLQEGMVFTIEPMINAGKFDMFIDFDGWTAKTMDGSLSAQFEHTVAITADGPWVLTRPE; via the coding sequence GTGGTCATTCTAAAATCAAAGGAAGACATGATGGCAATGCGCAAGGCCGGAATTATACTTGCAAACTGCCATAAAGAAATAGCGAAGATGATTCGTCCTGGAATTACGACAATGGAAATTAACGACTTCGCTGAGGCTTACATAACGAAGCATGGGGCGGAGCAGGTAACGAAGGGCTTCAAAGGGTTCCCGGCGGCCACCTGTGCCTCCGTCAACGATGTGATCGCACACGGGTTTCCGAATCGAGAGCCTCTGCAGGAGGGGGATATCGTGAAGATCGATATCGTCTGCCGCTACAACGGCTGGTGTGCCGACACGTGCGAAACGTACGCTGTTGGCCGTATCTCACCGCTGGCAGAGCGTCTGGTGAAGGTAACGAGGGAATGTCTGGAGCTCGCGATCAAGCAGGCTGTGGTCGGAAATCGGATTGGAGACGTCGTGCATGCCATTCAGAAGCATGCCGAGGACGCCGGGTTCTCTGTCGTTCGTGACCTTGTCGCACATGGCATCGGCCGTTCGATGCACGAGGAGCCGAACTACCCACATGCAGGCAAGCCGGGCCGCGGCTTCCGTCTACAGGAAGGAATGGTATTCACAATCGAGCCGATGATCAACGCAGGTAAGTTCGACATGTTCATTGATTTCGACGGATGGACGGCGAAGACGATGGATGGCAGCTTGTCAGCACAGTTCGAGCATACGGTTGCGATTACAGCGGACGGACCGTGGGTGCTGACCAGACCTGAGTAA
- a CDS encoding IS4 family transposase yields the protein MDKDTLFSAFGKWVAPINPNIIPNWQSTTTLDRYVKKLDTLVFLYIFIEAQLEKRKGLRSIMRKLEHDEEFQKQLGIASISASQLSRKNNQLDPEVLQAILCNLITQLHRDARPISGRIGTVKIIDSSTISVCLQRYKWATFRKTKAGVKLHLRVAFADPDHVYPDKAVVTPARPADRSQMDVLIDESDVTYLMDRGYLDYGKYDSYCERGIRFVSRLKDNAVVEEVEELSVNTDSDIIRDVKVVLGKAHKRMQHPLRMIVTTDGRGNEVRIITNRFDLTAEELGDLYRSRWQIEMFFRWVKQNLKLTCFYGDSENAVMNQIWICLIAYCLLLLMKLELGTSRTLTELIEALKELMWQPWLRMVAAVERKPSRTSRGRQKKQKDQ from the coding sequence ATGGACAAGGATACACTATTTTCTGCATTTGGTAAATGGGTTGCACCAATAAATCCAAACATCATCCCGAATTGGCAAAGCACGACTACGCTCGACCGTTATGTGAAAAAGCTCGACACCTTAGTCTTTCTGTACATCTTCATCGAAGCACAGTTAGAGAAGCGAAAGGGTCTTCGTTCCATCATGCGAAAGCTGGAGCACGACGAGGAATTTCAAAAGCAACTCGGCATTGCTTCGATCAGTGCATCCCAGTTGTCCCGTAAAAATAATCAACTGGACCCAGAAGTACTTCAAGCCATCCTTTGTAATCTCATTACACAGTTGCATCGAGATGCTAGGCCGATATCAGGGCGCATCGGAACGGTCAAGATTATAGACTCTTCTACGATCAGCGTTTGCCTACAGCGGTATAAATGGGCGACTTTCCGAAAAACGAAAGCAGGCGTGAAACTGCACCTGCGAGTGGCATTTGCTGACCCCGACCATGTTTATCCGGATAAGGCAGTGGTTACGCCTGCAAGGCCCGCAGACCGCAGCCAAATGGACGTCCTGATCGATGAGTCGGACGTCACGTATCTGATGGACCGCGGGTATCTGGACTACGGCAAATACGACAGTTACTGCGAGCGTGGCATTCGATTCGTATCACGATTAAAGGACAATGCTGTTGTCGAAGAAGTGGAAGAACTTTCGGTGAACACAGATTCAGACATCATCCGCGATGTCAAAGTCGTGCTAGGCAAAGCTCACAAGCGCATGCAGCACCCCCTTCGTATGATCGTCACCACAGACGGTCGCGGTAATGAGGTCCGTATCATTACGAATCGGTTCGACCTGACGGCAGAAGAGCTTGGTGACCTGTATCGTAGCCGCTGGCAGATCGAGATGTTCTTCCGGTGGGTCAAGCAGAACCTGAAGCTAACCTGTTTTTACGGTGACAGCGAGAACGCAGTGATGAATCAGATTTGGATCTGTTTAATTGCATACTGCTTGCTGCTGCTTATGAAGCTAGAACTGGGAACGAGTCGAACGTTAACGGAACTCATTGAGGCTTTGAAAGAACTCATGTGGCAACCGTGGCTGAGGATGGTCGCAGCAGTAGAGCGAAAACCAAGTCGAACTTCGAGAGGGCGACAGAAGAAACAGAAAGACCAGTAA
- a CDS encoding small acid-soluble spore protein P: MPKDIPQPVNPPSGQENQDEQRQRTGPKPGSKRVKNENHSRHNNGEG; this comes from the coding sequence ATGCCAAAAGATATTCCACAGCCAGTTAACCCGCCAAGCGGACAAGAGAATCAAGACGAGCAGCGTCAACGTACAGGCCCGAAGCCAGGTTCTAAGCGTGTGAAGAATGAGAATCATAGCCGTCATAATAACGGAGAAGGTTAA
- a CDS encoding EAL domain-containing protein: MEHVHGSYDLTLVLFSYAVAVVASYTVLDLVGRITTSEGHHRWLWTMFGALAMGLGVWSMHFVGMLAFSLDVSVAYNMFTVISSVVVVVVASFLALLVVGRSKQMTMPQLLVGALLLAAGISAMHYIGMAAMQIEIMYHYGYVMLSVIIAIIASIAALWLAFYFRKESESRLSWKKICSGFIMGAAVVGMHYTGMHAASFKVRQTLELQDGLLLDHKLLAYMISTGTLLTLGLSLFGIYISNRFSKQDSEIAQREKWYRSLFENNQDAIISIDTSYRILNFNKAAEKLTGLHGEWFHNQTIDNLFPYIVKEEQEETREMFFRALEGEIRSYSTAILHPNGTRLDLHVINVPVEIGGEVVGSYIIAKDISEEKNSKEKVQLLAFHDELTGLPNRRMLNEQLLKLIERKVERFSVMVLDIDRFKLINDSLGHTYGDIFLQEVSNRILRAIQHMSVTLARMGGDEFTVLCSQNYEADELAKLAERIIAEIAVPYRLKESDFYVSASIGIAIYPQDGQDAEQLLKHADTAMYEVKKNGKNGFQFYTGQLNAQLQQKIELESELRRAIAEQQLTVYYQPQVRTKDGCMVGIEALVRWNHPEKGMVSPSLFIPIAEETGMIYELGEWVLREACSQMKRWHNAGGPLIPVSVNLSSQQFHQASLTDTIQAVLKQTGLEPQYLELEITESMMMDENISSDILRQLTAIGIRISLDDFGTGYSSLSYLRMLPIQKLKIDRSFIRDIASNDNDKAIVATIISMAQHLNMDVIAEGIETREQLDILINHDCKEIQGYYYSRPLPADEIEETFFIPLRDRSLPNIS; encoded by the coding sequence GTGGAGCACGTTCATGGATCTTACGATCTTACATTGGTGTTATTCTCGTATGCGGTTGCGGTAGTCGCTTCTTATACCGTTCTCGACTTAGTAGGTCGAATTACGACGTCTGAAGGTCATCATCGGTGGCTCTGGACCATGTTTGGTGCACTGGCGATGGGTCTTGGGGTATGGTCGATGCATTTCGTCGGTATGCTAGCCTTCTCGCTCGACGTTTCGGTTGCATATAACATGTTTACCGTCATTTCATCTGTCGTCGTTGTCGTTGTGGCATCGTTCCTAGCTCTACTCGTCGTTGGTCGAAGCAAGCAAATGACAATGCCTCAGCTACTGGTCGGGGCGCTATTACTCGCCGCGGGCATATCAGCGATGCATTATATCGGAATGGCTGCGATGCAGATTGAGATTATGTATCATTACGGGTACGTGATGCTATCCGTAATAATCGCCATCATTGCTTCTATAGCTGCGTTGTGGCTAGCCTTCTACTTCCGCAAGGAGAGCGAGAGCAGACTTAGCTGGAAGAAGATATGCAGCGGCTTCATCATGGGAGCGGCTGTTGTCGGGATGCACTACACGGGCATGCATGCGGCCAGCTTCAAAGTGAGGCAAACGCTTGAGCTTCAGGATGGCCTATTATTGGACCATAAGCTTCTTGCTTATATGATCTCGACAGGCACCTTATTGACGCTAGGGCTTTCCTTGTTCGGCATCTACATCTCCAATCGGTTCTCCAAGCAAGATTCTGAAATTGCGCAGCGTGAGAAATGGTACAGGTCGTTATTCGAGAACAACCAAGACGCAATTATTTCCATTGATACCTCTTACCGAATACTGAACTTCAACAAGGCTGCTGAGAAATTAACGGGACTACACGGCGAATGGTTCCATAACCAGACAATCGATAACCTGTTTCCTTATATCGTAAAGGAAGAGCAAGAGGAGACGCGAGAGATGTTCTTCCGGGCGTTAGAGGGGGAAATCAGAAGCTATTCAACGGCTATATTGCATCCGAACGGTACAAGACTGGACCTCCACGTCATTAACGTCCCCGTTGAGATTGGTGGAGAGGTCGTCGGCAGTTACATTATTGCCAAAGATATTTCTGAAGAAAAGAATTCCAAGGAAAAGGTCCAGCTTCTTGCCTTTCATGATGAATTAACAGGACTTCCGAACCGACGCATGCTTAATGAACAATTACTCAAGCTGATTGAGCGCAAGGTTGAACGATTCTCCGTCATGGTGCTCGATATAGATCGATTCAAATTAATTAATGATTCTCTAGGCCATACGTACGGAGATATATTCCTTCAAGAGGTGAGCAACCGTATTCTTCGAGCAATCCAGCATATGTCTGTCACATTAGCGCGTATGGGTGGAGATGAATTCACCGTGCTGTGCAGCCAAAATTATGAAGCAGATGAGCTTGCCAAGCTCGCGGAACGAATTATCGCCGAGATCGCGGTGCCGTATCGACTGAAGGAGAGCGACTTCTACGTATCCGCAAGTATTGGCATCGCGATATATCCTCAGGATGGACAGGATGCCGAGCAGCTGTTGAAGCATGCGGATACGGCGATGTATGAGGTGAAGAAGAACGGGAAGAACGGCTTCCAGTTCTACACCGGACAGCTCAATGCGCAGCTGCAGCAAAAAATCGAGCTGGAGTCAGAGCTGAGACGTGCGATTGCTGAGCAGCAGCTGACGGTCTATTATCAGCCGCAGGTTCGGACGAAGGACGGATGTATGGTTGGCATTGAGGCGCTTGTCCGCTGGAACCACCCGGAGAAGGGGATGGTCTCTCCAAGCTTATTTATACCGATAGCAGAAGAAACCGGAATGATCTATGAGCTAGGCGAATGGGTACTGAGAGAAGCATGCTCACAGATGAAGAGATGGCATAATGCCGGTGGACCTCTCATCCCGGTATCGGTCAACCTATCGTCTCAACAGTTCCATCAAGCTAGTCTTACTGACACCATCCAAGCGGTATTGAAACAAACCGGTCTAGAGCCGCAGTACTTGGAGCTTGAAATTACGGAAAGCATGATGATGGATGAGAACATCTCTAGCGATATTCTCAGACAATTAACAGCAATAGGTATAAGAATAAGCTTAGATGACTTCGGCACAGGCTACAGCTCCCTTAGCTACTTGAGAATGCTTCCTATACAAAAGCTGAAGATTGATCGCTCCTTCATTCGAGATATAGCGAGTAACGATAACGATAAAGCAATCGTCGCCACCATTATATCGATGGCACAGCATTTGAACATGGACGTCATTGCAGAAGGAATTGAGACACGGGAGCAGCTGGATATATTGATCAATCACGACTGTAAGGAGATTCAAGGCTATTACTACAGTCGGCCTCTGCCAGCGGATGAAATTGAGGAAACGTTTTTTATCCCATTGAGAGATCGCAGCTTACCGAATATTAGTTAG
- a CDS encoding DUF3231 family protein gives MNTNMIPLTSTEFGNLWMTYQEKTMLLRLLEHFLEHADEETRTVFQKAYDQSEQTAAAIRDLFRAEGAVIPHGFTEKDVYNGAPKLFDYQYDLMFMHMMSKIETNLFAVYSTMSYRSDIRQFFNKATAQSLESFNACTELLLERGVLARSPYMSLPKEVHYIVNHDYLNGNSLFKEKRALNAIEISLIHHAIETNLTGMQLMIGFAQVADHPEVRQYFITGMELSKHVETTLGEYLRDDFIEPPATHAGKATASRVAPFSDKLMLYLTNLLTAFGLGSNALGGAFSLRSDLPVTMALLARKIVPFLKEGGQLMIKHGWMEEPPHVEDRRQLTR, from the coding sequence ATGAACACGAATATGATCCCGCTGACATCAACAGAATTCGGAAATCTATGGATGACGTATCAGGAAAAAACGATGCTGCTCCGTTTGCTTGAGCATTTTTTGGAGCATGCGGATGAAGAGACTCGAACTGTTTTTCAGAAGGCATACGATCAATCCGAACAAACCGCAGCGGCCATTCGTGACTTGTTCCGAGCGGAAGGAGCCGTCATTCCACACGGCTTCACCGAGAAGGATGTGTATAATGGTGCGCCCAAATTATTTGATTACCAATACGATCTGATGTTTATGCATATGATGAGCAAAATCGAGACGAATCTTTTCGCGGTCTACTCGACGATGTCTTACAGGAGTGATATTCGACAGTTTTTTAACAAGGCGACCGCACAGTCCCTAGAAAGCTTCAATGCATGTACAGAGCTGTTATTGGAAAGAGGCGTGCTAGCGCGTTCACCTTACATGTCTCTGCCTAAGGAGGTTCATTACATCGTTAACCACGATTATTTGAACGGAAATTCGTTATTCAAGGAGAAACGTGCCCTGAATGCGATTGAGATATCATTGATTCACCATGCCATCGAGACGAATTTGACTGGCATGCAATTGATGATTGGCTTCGCTCAGGTCGCTGATCATCCGGAGGTGCGGCAATATTTTATTACAGGTATGGAATTATCAAAGCATGTGGAGACGACCTTGGGCGAATATCTAAGGGATGATTTCATCGAGCCGCCTGCTACACATGCAGGGAAAGCGACCGCTTCGAGGGTTGCACCATTTTCCGACAAGCTAATGCTTTATTTGACCAATTTATTAACAGCTTTCGGCTTAGGTAGCAATGCGCTGGGTGGTGCATTCAGTTTAAGAAGCGACCTGCCAGTTACGATGGCGCTGCTTGCGCGAAAGATCGTACCTTTTCTGAAGGAAGGAGGACAGCTTATGATCAAGCACGGGTGGATGGAGGAGCCTCCGCACGTAGAAGACCGCAGGCAGTTAACCCGGTAG